The following proteins come from a genomic window of Solwaraspora sp. WMMA2065:
- a CDS encoding dynamin family protein — MTAKTTPPDADGTLQRATQIVDLAVRACEAYDRPDLGGRLATIRHTLSDPVVHVVVVGEFKQGKSSLVNALVGTKICPVDDDVATVLPTYIRHGPQPSAQLLFSDDPARREPLPIDQVQDVVLERATGDATPPGIAGVEVRLPRNILSNGLVMVDTPGVGGLGSVHAAASLSAASMADALLFVTDAAQELTRSELDFLRQAHEVCPTVVCVITKTDFYPHWRKIRDLDEGHLRREVEMPIIPVSSALRLRAVAGNDKELNAESGFPDLVKFVTQRVAGGAATRVATQAAASVVGICEQMENQFKAEHAALADPEAAATVVAELNAVKQRVESLKAAAAKWQQTLSDGISDLNADVDYDLRGRLRRILEEADAAIEEIDPADAWDETERWLQARVSNELLANYMMLRDRAMSLSDDVALHFQEAAGEVLHHVAIPDPVPLVGTAQVDHKIELAKMKLGKQAMVALKSAYGGALMFVMLGSLTGIALGPIGIGIGLVMGRKGLREEKKRQRVNRQNQAKNAVRRYCDEVSFVMTKDSRDTLRRIQRQLRDHYSALAEELSRSNAKALSAASEAAQRTKAERESRLRDLNAELDRLRQLREHATAIVGA, encoded by the coding sequence TTGACCGCGAAAACGACACCCCCTGACGCTGACGGCACGCTGCAACGGGCGACACAGATCGTCGATCTCGCGGTACGCGCCTGCGAGGCGTACGACCGCCCCGACCTCGGTGGTCGGCTGGCCACCATCCGGCACACCCTGTCCGACCCGGTGGTGCACGTCGTGGTCGTCGGCGAGTTCAAACAGGGCAAGAGCTCACTGGTCAACGCGCTGGTCGGGACGAAGATCTGCCCGGTCGACGACGACGTGGCCACCGTCCTGCCGACCTACATCCGGCACGGACCGCAGCCGTCGGCGCAGCTGCTGTTCAGCGACGACCCCGCGCGGCGGGAGCCGCTGCCCATCGACCAGGTGCAGGATGTGGTGCTGGAACGGGCCACCGGCGACGCCACCCCACCCGGGATCGCCGGGGTGGAGGTCCGGCTGCCGCGCAACATCCTGTCGAACGGCCTCGTCATGGTCGACACCCCGGGAGTCGGCGGTCTGGGCTCGGTCCACGCTGCAGCCAGCCTGTCCGCCGCCTCAATGGCCGACGCGCTGCTGTTCGTCACCGACGCCGCCCAGGAGTTGACCCGCAGCGAGCTGGACTTTCTGCGGCAGGCCCACGAGGTGTGCCCGACGGTGGTGTGCGTGATCACCAAGACGGACTTCTATCCACACTGGCGGAAGATCCGGGACCTGGACGAGGGCCACCTGCGCCGCGAAGTCGAAATGCCGATCATCCCGGTGTCGTCCGCGCTGCGGCTGCGGGCAGTCGCCGGCAACGACAAGGAACTCAACGCCGAGTCCGGGTTCCCGGATCTGGTCAAGTTCGTGACGCAGCGGGTCGCCGGCGGAGCGGCGACCCGGGTCGCCACACAGGCCGCCGCGTCGGTCGTCGGCATCTGCGAGCAGATGGAGAACCAGTTCAAGGCCGAGCACGCCGCGCTCGCCGACCCGGAGGCCGCCGCCACGGTGGTGGCCGAGCTCAACGCGGTGAAGCAGCGGGTCGAGTCACTCAAGGCGGCTGCGGCGAAGTGGCAACAGACGCTGAGCGACGGGATCTCCGACCTCAACGCCGACGTCGACTACGACCTGCGCGGCCGGCTCCGGCGCATCCTCGAAGAGGCCGACGCCGCGATCGAGGAGATCGACCCCGCTGACGCCTGGGACGAGACCGAACGCTGGTTGCAGGCCAGGGTGTCCAACGAACTGCTGGCCAACTACATGATGCTGCGTGACCGGGCGATGAGCCTCAGCGACGACGTGGCCCTGCACTTCCAGGAGGCCGCCGGCGAGGTGCTACACCACGTCGCGATCCCCGACCCGGTCCCGTTGGTCGGCACCGCACAGGTGGACCACAAGATCGAGCTGGCCAAGATGAAGCTGGGCAAGCAGGCGATGGTGGCGCTCAAGAGCGCCTACGGCGGCGCGCTCATGTTCGTCATGCTCGGCTCGTTGACCGGGATCGCGCTCGGCCCGATCGGCATCGGAATCGGGCTGGTGATGGGCCGCAAGGGCCTGCGCGAGGAGAAGAAGCGGCAACGCGTCAACCGGCAGAACCAGGCGAAGAACGCCGTCCGGCGGTACTGCGACGAGGTCAGTTTCGTGATGACCAAGGACTCCCGGGACACCCTGCGCCGGATTCAGCGCCAGCTCCGCGACCACTACAGCGCGCTGGCCGAGGAGCTGTCCCGATCGAACGCCAAGGCGCTGTCCGCAGCGTCGGAAGCGGCCCAGCGCACCAAGGCCGAGCGGGAGAGCCGGCTCCGCGATCTAAACGCTGAGCTGGACCGGCTGCGTCAGCTGCGCGAACACGCCACCGCGATCGTCGGCGCCTGA
- a CDS encoding ABC transporter permease subunit produces the protein MATVESPGVRQPDRPADLSGAAAGYRARATLPFWAEVRRQAARRRTQLTLGFMVLLPLIVLIAFEFDDGDDDNGGGEFASLVELATTGGLNFALFTIFVSSTFLLVVAVALFCGDTVASEASWGSLRYLLAVPVPRGRLLAVKLVAALAYSGLSILVLAATALLVGTLRYGWSPLRSTVAAEIPAGEGTLRLLGILGYLAVVLLIVASLAFLLSVSTDAALGAVGGAVLLWILSSILDQITALGVLRDFLPTHFSTAWLGLLSTPMQTDDVVRGCVSALAYATVFLSLAFWRFTRKDVTS, from the coding sequence CGACAGCCGGACCGGCCGGCGGACCTGTCCGGCGCCGCCGCCGGCTACCGGGCCCGCGCCACCTTGCCGTTCTGGGCCGAGGTACGCCGTCAGGCGGCCCGCCGTCGCACCCAGCTGACCCTGGGCTTCATGGTGCTGCTGCCGTTGATCGTGCTGATCGCCTTCGAGTTCGACGACGGTGACGACGACAACGGCGGCGGCGAGTTCGCCAGCCTGGTCGAGCTGGCCACCACCGGCGGGTTGAACTTCGCCCTGTTCACCATCTTCGTGTCGTCGACGTTCCTGCTGGTGGTGGCGGTGGCGTTGTTCTGTGGCGACACGGTGGCCAGCGAGGCGAGCTGGGGGAGCCTGCGCTATCTGCTGGCCGTGCCGGTGCCCCGGGGCCGGCTGCTGGCGGTGAAGCTGGTCGCCGCGTTGGCGTACTCCGGGTTGTCGATCCTGGTCCTTGCCGCGACCGCGCTGCTGGTCGGCACCCTGCGGTACGGCTGGTCGCCGCTGCGTTCGACGGTGGCTGCCGAGATCCCGGCCGGGGAGGGCACGCTGCGGCTGCTCGGCATCCTCGGCTACCTGGCGGTGGTGCTGCTGATCGTGGCGTCGCTGGCGTTCCTGCTGTCGGTGTCGACCGACGCGGCGCTCGGCGCGGTCGGCGGCGCGGTGCTGCTGTGGATCCTGTCCAGCATCCTGGACCAGATCACCGCGCTGGGCGTGCTGCGGGACTTCCTGCCGACCCATTTCAGCACCGCCTGGCTGGGGCTGCTGTCGACCCCGATGCAGACCGACGACGTGGTACGCGGCTGCGTGTCGGCGTTGGCGTACGCCACGGTCTTCCTGTCGTTGGCGTTCTGGCGGTTCACCCGCAAGGACGTCACGTCCTGA